In the genome of Leishmania mexicana MHOM/GT/2001/U1103 complete genome, chromosome 16, one region contains:
- a CDS encoding protein tyrosine phosphatase-like protein — translation MEVNATLIDCCDPQKPSKVLFHFLILDAPSPSNLPTYIKELQHRGVRHLVRVCGPTYDATLVKSRGIEVHSWPFDDGAPPTRAVLDSWLKLLDMELARQQENPSVPPPTIGVHCVAGLGRAPILVALALVEYGNVSALDAIALIREKRKGAINQIQMHWITKYKRRHQGGGCVIM, via the coding sequence ATGGAGGTGAACGCTACGCTGATCGACTGCTGCGACCCGCAGAAGCCGTCGAAGGTGCTATTTCACTTTCTCATCCTCGACGCGCCGTCCCCGAGCAACCTCCCGACATACatcaaggagctgcagcaccgcggcgtGCGGCACTTGGTGCGGGTATGCGGCCCAACCTACGACGCCACGCTCGTCAAGAGCAGGGGCATTGAGGTCCACAGCTGGCCAttcgacgacggcgcgccgccgacgcgcgCGGTCCTTGACAGCTGGCTAAAGTTGCTCGACATGGAGCTTGCGCGTCAGCAGGAGAACCCATCCGTGCCTCCGCCAACTATCGGCGTGCACTGCGTGGCGGGCCTGGGCCGCGCGCCAATcttggtggcgctggcgctggtggagtACGGCAACGTATCTGCACTAGACGCCATCGCACTGATCCGCGAGAAGCGCAAGGGTGCCATCAATCAGATACAGATGCACTGGATTACCAAGTACAAGCGTCGTCACCAGGGTGGGGGCTGCGTGATCATGTAG
- a CDS encoding mitochondrial ornithine carrier protein-like protein, whose protein sequence is MSLWNDFVAGTAGGFAGVLIEHPFDTIKVLLQTYGGTRYAGYTDCITRLFRQDGVIGFYRGVTARFVASGFEHAWVLATYKWTLRLIGAGDRPTLPEILLGGCGSGVAATVCLTPFELVKCRMQVDDTKGQRRYRGSLDCAQQVFREHGCKGLYRGGVAMLCREVPGSVAWCGTYDILKSWMTPEGMPTQSLPLWKLMIAGGWSGVAFWTAFYPSDMVKTRIQVDPAYEKLSLWGAMTRVYQTEGLRALYRGWALTAVRSFPSNAVIFGVFDCCNRALSPEPPLAADVPSTWSGHGAAS, encoded by the coding sequence ATGAGTCTGTGGAACGATTTCGTCGctggcaccgctggcggGTTTGCAGGGGTGCTGATTGAGCACCCGTTTGACACCATCAAGGTGCTCCTGCAGACGTACGGTGGCACGCGGTACGCTGGTTACACGGACTGCATCACAAGGCTGTTTCGACAAGATGGTGTCATAGGTTTTTACCGCGGTGTCACGGCACGTTTCGTCGCCTCCGGCTTCGAGCACGCGTGGGTGCTCGCGACGTACAAGTGGACGCTGCGCTTGATCGGTGCGGGTGATCGACCCACTCTACCGGAGATTCTACTgggcgggtgcggcagcggcgtggcagcgacggtgtGCTTGACACCGTTCGAATTGGTGAAGTGTCGCATGCAGGTCGATGATACCAAGGGCCAGCGACGGTACCGCGGCTCGCTGGACTGTGCCCAGCAGGTTTTTCGTGAGCACGGCTGCAAGGGGCTATACAGGGGCGGCGTTGCCATGCTCTGCCGCGAGGTACCCGGCTCGGTGGCGTGGTGCGGCACGTACGACATACTGAAGAGCTGGATGACACCAGAGGGCATGCCGACGCAGAGCCTGCCGCTGTGGAAGCTGATGATCGCTGGTGGTTGGAGCGGCGTTGCCTTCTGGACAGCCTTCTACCCCTCTGACATGGTCAAAACCCGCATCCAAGTAGACCCCGCGTACGAAAAGCTGAGCCTCTGGGGGGCGATGACGCGCGTGTATCAGACGGAAGGTCTGCGCGCCCTCTATCGAGGCTGGGCCCTTACGGCGGTCCGCTCCTTCCCTTCTAACGCCGTCATCTTTGGCGTCTTTGATTGCTGCAACCGCGCGCTGTCCCCTGAGCCTCCACTGGCGGCGGATGTGCCAAGCACGTGGAGTGGGCATGGCGCAGCATCCTAA
- a CDS encoding mitochondrial ornithine transporter 1-like protein — protein MTDAIIHLTAGTVAGMTGVLFDYPLDTVKTRMQVSRCATVPHRYSPTGVTAAASLSTAAPVTYWQCASQLYQRGGVRSFYCGLSVPLAAQGAEAAVVFSVYNVSLQHFLRKEQLQRQEQERVRLSGSWGDHKARSHRHQHMHSKHEQPQQQPHASVWNSPAHWKASACAGLAVSLILTPVEMLKCNMQMESARPLWRRRHTTVRGLARHLVATHGVRGLYTGGTGTLTRAVLGNMAYFVSYGQCREWLAQRLPPSLRDGEAAPIWHPMLAGGISGCCYWSIAYPADVAKTKMQVCPTARQQGFTRTLASLYRSGGVGALFRGWGVTVVRAFLSSSIVFTTHEHSSSTLRELSSVYRALARDSAATSASSAACELQEELISHHY, from the coding sequence ATGACGGACGCTATCATCCACCTGACCGCGGGCACCGTGGCGGGTATGACCGGCGTCCTCTTCGACTACCCGCTCGATACCGTAAAGACACGCATGCAAGTGAGCAGGTGCGCAACGGTGCCCCACCGCTACAGTCCCACGGGAGTTACGGCAGCGGCCAGCCTAAGCACTGCCGCACCGGTGACGTACTGGCAGTGCGCCTCCCAGCTCTATCAACGCGGCGGTGTTCGATCATTTTACTGCGGTCTGAGTGTGCCGCTAGCAGCCCAGGGCGCCGAGGCCGCCGTTGTCTTCTCGGTCTACAACGTATCTCTGCAACACTTTCTGCgcaaggagcagctgcaacgCCAGGAGCAAGAGCGGGTAAGGTTGTCGGGGTCTTGGGGTGATCACAAGGCACGATCCCATCGGCATCAGCACATGCACAGCAAACATGAgcagcctcagcagcagccacatgCGTCTGTGTGGAACTCGCCGGCGCACTGGAAAGCCTCAGCGTGCGCGGGCCTCGCCGTGTCGCTCATCTTGACGCCGGTCGAAATGCTGAAGTGCAACATGCAGATGGAGAGCGCCAGGCCGCtctggaggcggcgccatACGACGGTGCGCGGCCTCGCTCGTCACCTGGTGGCGACGCACGGTGTGCGTGGTCTCTACACCGGGGGGACCGGCACTTTGACGCGTGCTGTACTGGGCAACATGGCATATTTTGTGTCCTATGGGCAGTGCCGGGAGTGGCTGGCGCAGAGGCTTCCCCCATCGCTGCGCGATGGCGAAGCTGCACCGATTTGGCACCCCATGCTAGCCGGCGGGATCAgtggctgctgctactgGAGCATCGCTTATCCGGCTGACGTGGCCAAGACGAAAATGCAGGTCTGTCCGACAGCGCGACAGCAAGGCTTTACGAGGACGCTTGCTAGCTTGTACCGCAGTGGAGGAGTGGGGGCGCTGTTCCGCGGCTGGGGTGTCACGGTGGTGCGAGCATTCTTGTCGAGCAGCATTGTCTTTACCACCCacgagcacagcagcagcaccttgcGGGAGCTCTCTTCCGTGTATCGCGCGCTTGCGCGCGACAGTGCTGCGACGTCGGcatccagcgccgcctgtgAGCTGCAAGAGGAGCTGATTTCTCACCACTACTGA